The DNA segment TTTTTATGACGCGCGACCCAGTTGCCAATCCACGGACGCGACAGGTGCCCCAGCACAAACGGCAGCAGCAGTTGCAGCATGATCTTGCCGACCTGTTCCAGGCTGCCTTCCGCTCCGTGGATATTCATCACCAGGCCGACGAGCAGCGGCGAAAGAAAAATCCCCAGCAGGCTGGAGGCCGATGCCGAACAGACGGCCGCCGCGACGTTTCCTCCCGCCAGAGAGGTAAAGGCGATGGCAGACTGTACGGTCGCGGGCAAAATACACAGGTACAGGAAACCGGTATACAGCATGGGATCGACATTGACGGGCGCCCACCAGGCAAATAACACCCCGAGAACCGGAAACAGGATGAAGGTGCTGCACATTACCCACAGGTGCAGCCGCCAGTGGCTGCCGCCCGCGATAATGGCTTCGCGTGAGAGTTTTGCGCCATGCATAAAAAACAGCAGCGCAATCGCGGCGGTGGTTAAGCCTTCAAAAAACGGAACGAAATCCCCTTTGGCCGGAAAAAAGGAGGCCAGCAAAACGACGGTGATAAGCGTCAGCGTGAACGGATCAAGAATACGAAAAAGTTTCATAAAAACTCCTGAAAGTCGATGCAGGTATTTTGCTTTTTTCCGTTTGAGAAATAAAATTGATTTATTGCATCTATATATGAATTTAACAGATGAATTATTCTCTGCGTCAACTTCGTATCTTCGTCACCGTTGCTCAGGCTAAAAGCTTTAGTCGGGCAGGGGACGTCATTGGTCTGAGTCAGTCTGCGGTGAGCCACAGCGTAAAAGAGCTGGAACGGCAGACGGGAGTTAAGCTGTTGGATCGCACCACGCGAGAAGTGACGCTGACGGAAGCGGGTCAGCAGCTGGCGGGGCGTCTGGAGCGTGTTCTCGATGAACTGCACAGTACTCTGCGGGAAGCCGGAAGAGTGGGGACGCAGTTAACCGGCACCGTGCGCGTGGCGGCCAGCCAGACGATTTCCGCGCATCTTATCCCGCAGTGCATCGCGCAGAGTAACCAGCTGTACCCGGAAATTGATTTTGTACTGCACGATCGTCCCCAGCAGTGGGTGCTGGAGAGCATTCGTCAGGGGGATGTGGATTTTGGCATTGTTATCGATCCCGGGGCTGTTTCGGATTTGCAATGTGAAGCTGTGCTGTCGGAACCCTTTTTGCTGTTGTGTCGCCAGGATAGCCCGTTAGCGCAGCGGGAGTGGGTTAACTGGCAGGATCTTAAACATGAGCGGCTGGTATTGCAGGATTACGCCTCCGGCAGCCGCCCGTTGATTGACGCGGCTTTCGCGCATTTTGCCATTGATGCCACGATCGTGCAGGAGATTGGGCATCCCGCAACGCTGTTTCCGATGGTGGAGGCGGGGATTGGCATCAGCGTGTTGCCCGCGCTGGCGTTGCCGCTGCCTCAGGGAAGTCATTTGCAGGTGAAACGGCTGACGCCCGTCGTCGAAAGGCAGTTGATGCTGGCGAGACGCAAGAACCGGTCGCTCTCTACGGCGGCTCAGGCGCTGTGGGACGTCGTGCGCATGCAGGCCAGTGAACTTACCGCTGGCCGTGCACGCGATCCGTTGTATCAGATATAAACATCAATTTGGTGATCGTCGGAAGGCGCGTTGACACCTTCGGCCCTGAGTTGTTTCTGCTCCTGCTTCTGCTGCGTTTCTTCTGCCTGCTGGCGCTGTAATTGCGCCAGCTGCGCCTGCAACATTTTAATTTGCGTCTGTATCAGTTCCTGCTGCTTTTGTTTCTCTTCTGTGCTGCCACTGCCGTCAGCAACCTCTTTGAGCTGTTGTGTGAGCTTTGTAATTTGCTGCGTGATGCGTGAGATTTGCGCAGACAGATCGTTACCGGTAGCGGCTTTGCTGCCCGTGCTGCCGCTCTGAACGGCGGAGACTGAAGTGTTGATCGTCGTCATTACCATTTCCTCTTGCCTTAAAACGTTAATATCGGCAGAGGTGAACAGACCTTCAGCAGTCCCTGCCATTTCTGGTGGGCAAATCAGGCAAAGTCTGACCATTTTATTTTACGTATCAATATACATTTTATATCGATCGTCCGGGAAAACGGTATTGGTAATCGGTTGGTTACTCTCGTTATAACAACGACGTACCCAACGTATTTATCGATTATTCCGTTTTTAAGGACCTCTTATGACCCACACCCTTTTTTCGCAAAATCCCTGGTACAGCGCTGACATCATTCGCGCGCACAAGCCTGATTTTACCCCGCGTGTTGCTTTCATTCTTGGCTCCGGTCTGGGGGCGCTGGCGGAGCAAATTGAAGACGCGGTGGCAATTTCTTATGCGCGTTTGCCTGGTTTTCCGGTCAGTACCGTTCACGGGCATGCGGGGGAACTGGTGCTGGGGAATCTGGCTGGAGTCCCGGTGGCATGTATGAAAGGCCGTGGGCACTTTTACGAAGGTCGCGGCATGACGATCATGACTGACGCGATCCGTACCCTGAAACTGCTGGACTGTGAACTGCTGTTTTGCACTAACGCCGCCGGCTCCCTACGCCCGGAAGTCGGGCCAGGCAGCCTGGTCGCGTTGAGCGATCATATTAATACGATGCCGGGCACGCCGATGGTGGGGATGAACGACGAACGCTTTGGCGATCGCTTCTTCTCGCTGGCCAATGCCTACGATGCGGATTACCGCGCCATTCTCCAGCGCGTTGCAGGGGAAGAGGGCTTCACGCTTCACGAAGGGGTGTTTGTCTCTTATCCGGGGCCGAACTTTGAGACGGCAGCGGAAATTCGCATGATGCAGATCATCGGTGGCGACGTGGTGGGAATGTCGGTCGTCCCGGAGGTGATTAGCGCGCGCCATTGCGGACTAAAGGTGGTGGCCGTATCCGCTATCACCAATCTGGCGGAAGGGCTGGGTGATGTGAAACTGTCCCATGCGCAAACGCTGGCGGCGGCTGAGCTTTCCCGGCAGAACTTCATCAATCTGATTTGCGGCTTCTTACGCCAACTGGCTTAAAACACAAAATAATAATGGCCCTGCTTGCAGGGCCGTACTTTACGGCAAGGAACGAAAAAATGGGTATTACGTCCCGCTTAAAAGTCATGTCGTTTTTACAATATTTTATCTGGGGAAGCTGGCTGGTGACCCTGGGTTCTTACATGATTAACACCTTACATTTTACTGGCGCTAACGTTGGAATGATTTACAGCTCAAAAGGGCTGGCGGCGATTATTATGCCGGGCATTATGGGGATCGTCGCCGATAAATGGCTGCGTGCCGAGCGTGCATATATGCTCTGCCATCTGGTGTGCGCCGGCGCGTTGTTGTATGCCACGACCGTGACCGACCCGGATGCGATGTTCTGGATAATGTTAATTAATGCAATGGCCTATATGCCGACTATTGCCTTATCCAACAGCGTTTCTTACGCCTGTCTGGCGCAGTCCGGCCAGGACCCGGTTACTGCATTCCCGCCCGTTCGCGTCTTTGGCACCGTGGGCTTTATTATCGCTATGTGGACGGTCAGCCTGATGGGGCTGGAGCTAAGCAGCGCGCAGCTGTACATTGCCGCTGGCGCTTCGCTGTTACTGGCGCTGTATGCCTTTACGCTACCGAAAATTCCGGTGGCGAAGAAGAATACGTCCGCCACGCTTGCCAGCAAACTGGGGCTGGATGCGTTTGTCTTATTCAAAAATCCGCGAATGGCGATTTTCTTTTTGTTTGCGATGATGTTAGGGGCTGTGCTGCAAATTACGAATGTTTTCGGTAATCCCTTCCTGCACGATTTTGCCCGCAATCCGGCGTTTGCCGACAGCGTTGTGGTGAAATATCCCTCCATCCTGCTGTCTGTTTCCCAAATGGCTGAAGTGGGTTTCATTCTGACTATCCCGTTCTTTCTGAAACGCTTTGGCATTAAAACCGTGATGCTGATGAGTATGCTGGCATGGACGCTGCGCTTTGGCTTTTTTGCGTTTGGCGATCCATCCCCGTTTGGCGTTGTGCTGCTGCTGATGTCGATGATTGTTTACGGTTGCGCTTTCGACTTTTTCAATATTTCAGGATCGGTATTTGTTGAGCAGGAAGTCAGTTCGACGATCCGCGCCAGTGCGCAGGGGCTGTTTATGACTATGGTCAATGGCGTAGGCGCCTGGGTCGGGTCAATTTTGAGCGGTATCGCCGTGGACTACTTCTCGGTGGGCAGCGTGAAAGACTGGCAGACTATCTGGCTGGTATTCGCCGCTTATGCGCTGGCGCTGGCAGTGATTTTTGCGCTGTTATTTCAAATATAAACATGAGCCAGAAAAATGGCTGGCGAAACCACTGGCGCACTAACGGCTGAAACGGCGGGGCGACTGCCCGCCGTTTCAACGTCCCTGAGACAAATGTGCTAACGTTGCGCATTATTCCTTATCTGTGGAGCGCAATAATCATGGAACGCGTACATCGTATCGATCTTAAATTATTGCGCTATTTTCTCGCTGTTGCTGAGGAGCTGCATTTTGGCCGGGCGGCGGCGCGTCTGAATATGTCTCAGCCTCCTCTGAGTATTCATGTCAAAGAGCTGGAAAATCAGCTTGGCACGCCGTTGTTTGTTCGCCATTCTCGCAGCGTGGCGTTAACGCATGCGGGGAAAATTCTCATGGAAGAGTCGCGGCGTTTGTTGTTCAGCGCGAATCAGGCATTTGCGCGCGTGGAACAGATCGGACGCGGTGAGGCAGGGCGCATTGAACTGGGCGTTGTGGGCACGGCGATGTGGGGGAAAATGCGTCCTGTGATGCGCCGTTTTTTGAAAGAGAACCCCAATGTCGAGGTGTTATTTCGCGAAAAAATGCCTGCGATGCAGATGGCGTTACTGGAGCGACGCGAGCTGGATGCTGGCATCTGGCGAATGGCGATCGAACCGACGGAGGGATTTACCAGCCTGCGCTTACATGAATCCGCATTTTTGGTGGCGATGCCGGAAGATCACCCTCTGGCTTGCTGCCCGGCGATCCCTCTTGATGCGTTACGCAACGAATATTTCGTTACCATGCCTTCGATTCATACCGACTGGGCATTTTTGCAACGTGTTTGTCAGAAGGCCGGATTTACGCCGATGATAGTGCGTGAAGTTATGGAGCCGCAAACGGTGCTGGCGATGATCAGCATGGGGATTGGCATTACGTTAATCGCGGACAGTTATGCGCAGATGAACTGGCCGGGCGTGGTGTTCCGCCCTCTGGAAGAACGTATTCCGGCAGATTTGTATATTGTTTACGAGCCGCAGCAGGCAACACCGGCATTAACGAAGTTGATTGATGCGCTGATTCGTTGAGCATTGCCTGATAAGCGAAGCGATAAATAT comes from the Citrobacter koseri ATCC BAA-895 genome and includes:
- a CDS encoding LysR family transcriptional regulator; this encodes MNYSLRQLRIFVTVAQAKSFSRAGDVIGLSQSAVSHSVKELERQTGVKLLDRTTREVTLTEAGQQLAGRLERVLDELHSTLREAGRVGTQLTGTVRVAASQTISAHLIPQCIAQSNQLYPEIDFVLHDRPQQWVLESIRQGDVDFGIVIDPGAVSDLQCEAVLSEPFLLLCRQDSPLAQREWVNWQDLKHERLVLQDYASGSRPLIDAAFAHFAIDATIVQEIGHPATLFPMVEAGIGISVLPALALPLPQGSHLQVKRLTPVVERQLMLARRKNRSLSTAAQALWDVVRMQASELTAGRARDPLYQI
- a CDS encoding bile acid:sodium symporter family protein, giving the protein MKLFRILDPFTLTLITVVLLASFFPAKGDFVPFFEGLTTAAIALLFFMHGAKLSREAIIAGGSHWRLHLWVMCSTFILFPVLGVLFAWWAPVNVDPMLYTGFLYLCILPATVQSAIAFTSLAGGNVAAAVCSASASSLLGIFLSPLLVGLVMNIHGAEGSLEQVGKIMLQLLLPFVLGHLSRPWIGNWVARHKKWIAKTDQTSILLVVYSAFSEAVVNGIWHKVGWGSLLFIVVVSLVLLAIVIGVNVFAARRFGFNKADEITIVFCGSKKSLANGIPMANILFPTSVIGMMVLPLMIFHQIQLMVCAMLARRYKRQTDKLQAQQEGRAAKA
- a CDS encoding LysR family transcriptional regulator → MERVHRIDLKLLRYFLAVAEELHFGRAAARLNMSQPPLSIHVKELENQLGTPLFVRHSRSVALTHAGKILMEESRRLLFSANQAFARVEQIGRGEAGRIELGVVGTAMWGKMRPVMRRFLKENPNVEVLFREKMPAMQMALLERRELDAGIWRMAIEPTEGFTSLRLHESAFLVAMPEDHPLACCPAIPLDALRNEYFVTMPSIHTDWAFLQRVCQKAGFTPMIVREVMEPQTVLAMISMGIGITLIADSYAQMNWPGVVFRPLEERIPADLYIVYEPQQATPALTKLIDALIR
- the xapA gene encoding xanthosine phosphorylase, with product MTHTLFSQNPWYSADIIRAHKPDFTPRVAFILGSGLGALAEQIEDAVAISYARLPGFPVSTVHGHAGELVLGNLAGVPVACMKGRGHFYEGRGMTIMTDAIRTLKLLDCELLFCTNAAGSLRPEVGPGSLVALSDHINTMPGTPMVGMNDERFGDRFFSLANAYDADYRAILQRVAGEEGFTLHEGVFVSYPGPNFETAAEIRMMQIIGGDVVGMSVVPEVISARHCGLKVVAVSAITNLAEGLGDVKLSHAQTLAAAELSRQNFINLICGFLRQLA
- a CDS encoding FlxA-like family protein, which produces MTTINTSVSAVQSGSTGSKAATGNDLSAQISRITQQITKLTQQLKEVADGSGSTEEKQKQQELIQTQIKMLQAQLAQLQRQQAEETQQKQEQKQLRAEGVNAPSDDHQIDVYI